A portion of the Carya illinoinensis cultivar Pawnee chromosome 11, C.illinoinensisPawnee_v1, whole genome shotgun sequence genome contains these proteins:
- the LOC122282869 gene encoding dihydrolipoyllysine-residue succinyltransferase component of 2-oxoglutarate dehydrogenase complex 2, mitochondrial-like encodes MMLGVIRRRVSCGGSSASFLGQSLRAGRFVEFTSRHSSIVEKKILLQPRGIGHVRDFCHLILPSCAVSLRPTREVVTGIQREATMQIWSRPFSSDNGDLIDAVVPFMGESITDGTLAKFLKNPGDKVEVDEPIAQIETDKVTIDVASPEAGVIQKFVAKEGDTVEPGTKIAVISKSAEGVAQVAPSEKTSQKAASSLSPPTEKIETQKQKLETAPVTKKPKSSSPLPPKHAATEPQLPPKERERRVPMTRLRKRVATRLKDSQNTFAMLTTFNEVDMTNLMKLRSDYKEAFVEKHGVKLGFMSGFVKAAVSGLQNQPIINAVIDGDDIIYRDYVDISIAVGTPKGLVVPVIRNADKMNFAEIEKEINTLAKKANDGSLSIDEMAGGSFTISNGGVYGSLLSTPIINPPQSAILGMHSIVTRPMVVGGNIVPRPMMYIALTYDHRLIDGREAVFFLRRIKDIVEDPRRLLLDV; translated from the exons ATGATGTTGGGTGTGATAAGGCGAAGAGTCTCTTGCGGTGGCTCATCTGCTTCG TTTTTGGGGCAGTCATTGCGGGCGGGTCGGTTTGTGGAGTTTACTTCTAGACATTCATCCATTGTGGAGAAAAAG ATTTTGCTTCAGCCAAGAGGAATTGGGCATGTCCGGGATTTTTGTCACCTCATTTTACCAA GTTGTGCCGTTAGTTTAAGGCCAACAAG GGAAGTTGTTACTGGGATTCAGCGAGAAGCTACAATGCAAATTTGGAGTAGGCCATTCTCTTCAGACAATG GGGATTTGATTGATGCTGTCGTCCCTTTCATGGGTGAATCCATCACTGATGGGACTCTGGCAAAGTTTTTGAAGA ATCCTGGTGACAAAGTAGAAGTTGATGAACCGATTGCTCAAATTGAAACAGATAAG GTGACAATTGATGTTGCTAGTCCTGAAGCGGGTGTGATCCAAAAG TTTGTAGCCAAGGAAGGAGATACTGTGGAACCTGGTACAAAGATTGCTGTGATTTCAAAGTCTGCTGAAGGTGTAGCTCAGGTTGCTCCATCTGAGAAGACATCACAGAAAGCTGCTTCCTCACTGTCTCCCCCTACTGAAAAGATTGAGACGCAAAAGCAGAAATTGGAAACTGCTCCTGTTACTAAAAAGCCTAAATCATCTTCCCCACTACCTCCCAAACACGCAGCTACAGAACCTCAGCTGCCCCctaaagaaagggaaagaaga GTTCCTATGACGAGACTCCGAAAACGGGTTGCTACACGACTGAAAGATTCTCAAAACACATTTGCAATGTTGACAACATTCAATGAGGTTGATAT GACAAATTTGATGAAGCTCCGTTCTGATTACAAAGAAGCTTTTGTTGAAAAGCATGGAGTCAAGTTGGGATTTATGTCGGGATTTGTGAAG GCTGCTGTCAGTGGGCTCCAAAATCAGCCTATTATAAATGCCGTCATTGATGGGGATGATATCATATATAGAGATTACGTAGATATTAGTATAGCTGTTGGTACACCAAAG GGCCTTGTTGTGCCAGTTATCCGCAATGCTGACAAGATGAACTTTGCTGAGATCGAGAAGGAGATCAACACACTAGCAAAGAAGGCAAATGATGGATCTCTATCTATTGATGAGATGGCCGGAGGTTCATTTACAATATCTAATGGTGGTGTTTATGGAAGCCTTTTGAGTACCCCCATCATCAATCCCCCTCAG TCGGCAATATTGGGTATGCACTCGATAGTGACCCGTCCCATGGTTGTGGGAGGCAACATAGTCCCAAGGCCAATGATGTACATAGCTCTAACCTACGATCATAGGTTGATTGATGGAAGAGAGGCAGTTTTCTTCTTGCGTCGTATCAAAGATATTGTAGAGGATCCTCGCAGGCTGCTTCTTGACGTATGA